The sequence CCGCGGCGTCGAGCCGGCCGCGCAGGCGCAGCGCGCCGGGGATCAGGAAGGCGCGGCCGCCGCCGTGCTGCTCGGCCAGCCAGACCGCGCGCTGCTCGATCGACAGCGGCACCGGCGCCTCGGCCGGGCCGGGCCGGCGGCCGACCGCGCCGTCGGCCCGGCCGCGGTCCAGCAGCGCCAGCAGCGCGCCGCGATGGGCCGCCAGCTCGGCGCGCCAGGCCTCGGTCAGCCGGCCCTTGGGCGCCCGGAAGCGCAGCTGGCCGTCCTCGGCCCACAGCGCGATGCCGGCGCGTTCGAGCTCGGCCAGCAGGCGGATCGCTTCGGCGCTCATAAGGCGCCCTCCTCGTATTCGTCGGACGCCTCGGCCGCCGGCAGGCCCTGCATGGCGCGCACCGCGGCCGCCAGCAGCCGCACCGTCGGCGCCTGCAGCACCAGGCCGACCGACAGCGGCAGGCCGGTGGCGCCGCGCAGCCGCGCGATCACCCGGGTCGCCACCAGGCTGTCGCCGCCGAGCGCGAAGAAGTCGTCGTCGGGCCCGACCGCGGCCAGCGCCAGCGTGTCGGCGATGGCCTGGGCCACCGCGGCCTCGGCCGGGTCGGCGTAGTGGTCGGCCGCGACGAAGGCGGTCGCCGCGGCCGCCGGCGCCGCGGCCTCGGCCGACTCCGCCACCGCCTGCCAGCGCGCCAGCCGCTCGGCCAGCCGGCCGGCCGACAGCAGCACCCGGCCGGCAAGACCGGCCGCCAGCGCGCGCTCGGTCAGCGCGATCGCCTCGGCCGCCGCCAGCGCCGGCCCGGTGGCCGGCGGATCGCCATCGAAATGCCAGCCGTCGTAGCCGAGCGCCAGCCATTGGGCGCCGTCGCGCGACTGCCGCTCGGCCAGCACCTCCAGCGCGCGGTTGCCGGCGGCGTAGGCGGCGAAGCCCAGCCCGCCGAGCACGGTCGACAGCGAGGAACACAGCAGCACCCGCCGCACCGCCACGCCGTCGAGCGCCGCCGCCAGCCGGCGGGTGCCGTCGAGCTTGGCGGCCTGGATCGCGGCGCGCTCGGCGCGGCCGCATTCGAGCAGCGGCCGGTGCGCCGCTTCGCCGGCCACGCCGGCGGCGTGGATCACGCAGTCGAGCCGGCCGAAACGGCCGAGCGCGGCCTGTACCGCGGCATGGGCCACGCCGTCGGCGGCGATGTCGCCGGCCAGCGCCAGCACCTCGGCGCCGAGCGCGCGCAGTTCGAGCAGCCTAGGGTCGTCGCCCGCCGGCACCTGGCGGCCCAGCAGCACCAGCCGCGCGCCGGGCCGCGCCGCCAGGCGGCGGGCGAAGGCCTGGCCGACCCGGCCGAAACCGCCGGTGATCAGCGTCACCTGCGATTCCAGCCAGGGCTCGGCCGCCGCGGCCGGTTCCAGCTCGGCGATCGCCGGCAGGCGGCGGCGGCCGTCGCGCAGCAACACGCCGGCCGGCCCGTCGGCCAGGCATTCGGCCGCCAGCGCGGCCAGTTGCCGGCGCGACAGCGGGCCGCCGAGGTCGATCTGGCGCAGACCCAGTTCGGGCAGCTCCTGGCCGGCCGAGGCCAGCGCGGCCGCCAGCCGGGCCGCCTCCAGCTCGGTCGCCGCCTCGGCGTCCTGGGCGTGGCGCGTCACCACCCGCAGGCCGCCGCCATGGCGGCCGGCCAGCCCGGCGGCCAGGTCGAGCATGGCGTCGAAGCCCGGTTCGAGCACGACCAGCCGGTCGGCCGGCGGCGGCGGCAGGCTGCCGTCCCACATCAGGACGCGGGCGCCGTGGCCGGCCAGCGCGGCGGCCAGGCCCTCGCGCAGCGCCGGTTCGCCGCCGTGCAGCGCGACCGCCAGGCCGGCCGGCGGGTGCAGGGGCTCGGCATAGCGCCAGTCGAGCAGCGCCAGCGCGGGCCGGGCCATGGCGGGCCGGGGCGTGGCGGCCGGCGCCAGCCAGTGGCGGTTGCGGGCGAACGGATAGCCGGGCAGCGGCACCCGCCGCGGCGGCTCGGCCGGCTGCATGGCGCGCCAGTCGGGCGCCGCGCCGGCCTGCCACAGCGCACCGATGGCCTGCATCAGATTGCCGCGGCCGGCAGCGACAGCGCGGCGAGGCCGGCCTGGCGGGCGAAGGCGGCCAGCGTGGTGCCGGCGCCGATCTCCAGCAGCAGCGCGCCGGGCCGGCCGGCCAGCTCGGCCAGCGCCGGGGCGAACTGCACCGGCGCGCACAGCTGGCGCGCCCAGCGCTGCGGATCGACCGCCTCGGCGTCGCTCATCCAGCCGCCGTCGAGGTTGGACAGCAGCGGCCATTGCGGCGGATGCGCCGTCAGCGTCGCCAGCCAGGGCCGCAGCGCGGCGGCGGCCGGCGCCATCGCCGGCGAATGGAAGGCATGGCGGCCGCGCAGCCGCTGCCAGGCCACGCCGCGCGCATCGAGCTGCGCGGCGAAGGCTTCGACCTGGGCGACGGGGCCGGCCGCCACCGTCAGCGCCGGGCCGTTGCAGGCGGCGATCGCCAGCCCGTCCGGCAGCAGCGCGGCCAGCTCGGCGGCCGGCAGCTCGGCCTGCAGCATCGCGCCCTCGGCGCTGTCCTGCATCAGCCGGGCGCGGCGCACCACCAGCTGGATCGCGTCCGGCGGCGTCAGCACGCCGGCCAGCGCGGCGGCGACGATCTCGCCCAGGCTGTGGCCGAGCAGGCCGGCCGGCCGGAGGCCCCAGTCCAGCAGCAGCCGCGCCAGCGCGTACTGGTGGACGAACAGCGCCGGCTGGGCCACCTCGGTGCGCGCCAGCAGCGCCTCGGCCTCGGCGCCGGCCTCGGCCGGATCGGCGAAGGCGGCCAGCCGCACCTGGGCGGCCAGCTCGGCCGGCAGCAGCGCGAGGCAGGCGTCGGCCAGCGCGCGGAAGGCCGGCTCGGCGGCGTAGATCGCGTGGCCCATGCCGGCGCGCTGGCTGCCCTGGCCGGGGAAGGCGAAATACAGCGCCGGCGCCTCGGCCGGCGCGGCGGCGGCCGGCAGCGGCGCGGCCAGCAGCGCGCTGCGCGCCTCGGCCGCGGTGCGCGCCGTCACCGCCAGCCGCAGCGGCAGGATCTGGCGGCCGCGCTGCAGCGTCCAGGCCACCGCGGCCAGGTCGGCGTCGTCGGCCAGCGCGGCGGCCAATCGGCTGCGCTGGCGCTCGAGCGCGGCGGCGTCGAGCGCCGACAGCAACAGCAGCTGTTCGCGCGGCTCGCTCGCCTGGCGCTCCGGCCCGGCCGGCCGCGGCGGCTGTTCGACGATGCAGTGGGCATTGGTGCCGCCGATGCCGAAGGAGCTGACGCCGGCGCGGCGCGGCCGGCCGTCGTCGGGCCAGGCCACGGTCGCGGTCGCCAGCGCGAAGCGCGACCCGCCGGCCGCCAGCAGCGCATTGGGCTGCTCGACGTGCAGGCTGGCCGGGACGATGCCGCGCTCGACCGTCAGCACCGCCTTGATCAGGCCGGCCACGCCGGCGGCGGCGTCGAGATGGCCGAGGTTGGACTTGAGCGAGCCGATCAGGCAGCGCGCGCCCTGCCCTGCGCCGCCGAAGGCGCCGGCCAGCGCGCTGAGCTCGACCTCGTCGCCCAGCCGGGTGCCGGTGCCGTGGGTCTCGACGTAGCCGATGTCGGCGGCATCGAGGCCGGCCTCGCGCAGCGCGGCCTGCAGGACTTCCTCCTGGCCGCCGACCGAGGGCGCCGAGAAGCCGACCTTGTCGGCGCCGTCGTTGTTGAGCGCCACCGCGCGGATCACCGCGCGGATCGGATCGCCGTCGGCCAGCGCGCGCGACAGCCGCTTGAGCACCACCACGCCGACGCCGTTGCCCGGCACCGTGCCGGCGGCATCGATGCCGAAGGCGCGGCAGCGGCCGTCGGGCGACAGGATCGAGCCGTCCTCGTACAGGTAGCCGACCCGCTGCGGCACCGACACCGAGGCGCCGCCGGCCAGCACCGCGTCGCATTCGCCGCTGCGCAGCGCGCGCACCGCCATCGCCACCGCACCAGCGAGGTCGAGCAGGCGGTCTGCACCCCGACCGCCGGCCCCTTGAGGCCGAGCTTGTAGGCGACCCGGCTGGCCAGGTAGTCCTTGTCGTTGGCGAACAGCGCGCGGAACAGCTCGGTATCGGCCAGCGCCGGGCCGCGCAGCGCGGCCAGCGCATAGCTGCTGACGCTGGCGCCGGCGTAGACGCCGATGCGGCCGCCGCAGCGGGCCGGGTCGATGCCGGCCGAGGCCAGCGCTTCGTGCGCGCATTCGAGGAAGATCCGGCCTTGCGGATCGATCAGCGCGGCGTCGGCCGGGCTGTAGCCGAACAGGCGCTCGTCGAAGGCGTCGATGCCGTCGAGCGTGCCGGCGAACGGCACGTAGCCCGGATGGTCGAGCAGCGCCGGGTCGGCGCCGTCGGCCAGCGCCTCGTCGCGGCCGATTTCGCGCACCCCGCTGCGGCCTTCCAGCAGCAGCTGCCACAGCGCCTCGACGTCGGCCGCGCCGGGGAAGCGGCCGGCCATGCCGACGACGGCGATCGGCTCGTCGGCGGCCGCCGGCGCCGCGGCCGTTCCGGCCGCCGCTTCGGCCGCGGCGGCCGGCGCCTGCTCGCGGCCGAGGAAGGCGGCCAGCGCCGCCACGCTGGGGAAGCGGAACAGGTCGGCCAGCCTGGGCGCCGGCGAGAACGCCTGCTTGAGCCGCGCATGCACCTGCATCAGCAAGAGCGAATTGCCGCCGGCCTCGAAGAAATTGCGCGCGGCGTCGACCGCCGGCAGGCCCAGCACTTCGCACCAGATCGCCGCGATGCGGCGTTCCAATGCGCCGGCCGGCGCCGGCCCGGCGGCCGCCTCGGCGCGCGGCAGCTGGGCCAGCAGCGCCTGGCGGTCGGTCTTGCCGGCGCTGCTGAGCGGGAAGGCGTCGCGGACCTGCAGCAGCGCCGGCACCATGGCCTCGGGCAGCTCGGCCGCCAGCCGGCCGCGCAGCGCGGCCGCGTCGGGCGCGGCGCCCGGCCCGGCCAGCACGAAGCCGACCAGCCGGCTGGCCTCGCGCTCGCCCTCGACCAGCACCACCGCGTCGAGCACGCCCGGCTGGCGCCGCAGCGCCGCCTCGATCTCGCCCAGCTCGATGCGCTGGCCGCGCAGCTTGATCTGGCCGTCGCGGCGGCCGAGGTATTCGACCCAGCCGCCGTCGCACCAGCGGCCGACGTCGCCGGTGCGGTAGAGCCGGCCGCCCGCCACGAAGGGATCGGCGACGAAGCGCTCGGCGCTCAGCTCGGGCCGGTTCAGGTAGCCCTGCGCCACCTGCACGCCGGCGATGCAGATCTCGCCCGGCACGCCGATCGGCAGCTCCTGGCCGAGCGCGTCGAGCACGTGGATGCGGCAGTTGGCGATCGGCCGGCCGATCGGCTGCGGCTTGCCGCGGTCGGCCGCCTCGCACGGCCGCCAGGTGACTTCGATGCTGGCCTCGGTCGGGCCGTACAGGTCGTGCAGCCGCGCCGGCAGGCCGAGGTCGAGGAAGCGGTCGCGCAGCTCGGGCGTCAGCGCTTCGCCGCTGGCGAACACGTAGCGCAGCGCGCCGCAGCGGGCCGTATCGGCGACGGCCAGGAAGGCGGCCAGCATCGAGGGCACGAAGTGGATGCAGGTGATGCCGGCGCGCTCGATCAGCGCCGCCAGGTAGTCCGGCTCGCGCTGGCCGCCGGGCCGCGCCATCACCAGCGTGGCGCCGGCGCTCAGCGGCCAGAAGAATTCCCACACCGAGACGTCGAAGCCGGCGCTGGTCTTCTGCAGCACCTTGTCGCCGGCGCCGAGCGCGAAGGTGGCCTGGCCCCAGCGCAGCCGGTTGACCACGCCGCGGTGCGCCACCATCACGCCCTTGGGCCGGCCGGTCGAGCCGGAGGTGTAGATCAAGTAGGCCAGGTCGTCGGCGCTGCGCGGCGGCGGCGCGAACGCGGCCGGCGCCTCGCCCGCCTCGGCCGGCGCCAGCTGCGGCAGCGGCGCGGCCAGCCAGCCGGCGCTGCCCGGCCGGGCGATCAGCGCCACCGGGGCGGCATCCTCGACCATATAGGCCAGCCGCTCGCCCGGCAGGTCCGGGTCCAGCGGCAGGTAGGCGGCGCCGGCGCGATGCACCGCCAGCAGCGCCACCGGCAAGTCGACGCCGCGCGGCAGGTGCACCGCCACCACCCGGCCGGGGCCGGCGCCGAGCGCCTGCAGCCGGGCCGCCAGCGCATCGGCGCGCGCCAGGAGGCCGGCGTAGTCGAGCCGGCCGTCGTCGGCCTCGATCGCCGGCGCGGCGGGCGTGCGCGCGGCCTGAGCGGCGATCAATTCGTCGATGGTGGCGGCCGGGCCGAAGTCGGCGGCGGTGTCGTTCCAGGCCGCCAGCGCCTCGCGGTCGGCATCGCGCAGGATGGCTGTGCGCAGCGGCTGCCGCGCCGGCTCGGCGGCGTCTTCCAGCAGGTGCAGGAAGGCGGCCGCCATGCGCTCGGCGGTGGCCGGCAGGAACAGCTCGCTGCGGTAGACCAGCCGGGCGGCCAGCCCGCCGGGGGCGTCCTCGAGGTAAAGGCCGAGGTCGAACTGGGCGGCGCCGCCGTCGATCTCGAGCGGCGTCACGGCCAGGTCGGCCCAGTCGTGCCGGTGGTAGTCGGTGCGCTGGTAGTTGAACAGCGCCTGGAACAGCGGCTGGCGCGCCGCGTCGTGGGCCGGCCGCAGCCGCTCGACCAGGTGCTCGAACGGCAGCGCCGCATGGGCGAAGGCGTCGAGGCTGCGCGTCTTGACGCGCTCGACCAGGGTGCGGAAATCGGGCGAGTCGCCGAGCTCGGCGCGGATCGCCACGGTGTTGACGAAGCAGCCGACGGTCTCCTGCCAGTCGAGCGCCTCGCGGCCCGATACCGGCACGCCGACGGCGAAGTCGCGCTGGCCGCTCCAGCGCGCCAGCAGCGCCTGGAAAGCGGCCAGCAGCACCATGAAGCGGCTGGCGCCGGCGGCGCGGGCCAGCCGGTCGGCGCTGCCGCACAGCCGCGCCGGCACGGTGAAGCGGTATTGCGCGCCGCGGTAGCCCGGCAGCGGCGGCCGGGCGAAGTCGGTCGGCAGTTCCAGCGGCGGCAGCGCGTCGAGCGCGCGGCGCCAGTAGTCGAGCTCGGCCGCGGCGGCCGGCGCGGCCAGCCGGGCCGCCTCGCCGCGCGCGTAGTCGGCGTACTGCGGCAGCGGCGTCCAGTCGGGCGCTCCGCCCTCGCGCAGCGCCCGGTAGCCCTGCACCAGGTCGCGCCAGACCAGGCCGAGCGACCAGCCGTCGGCCACGATGTGGTGCAGCGACAGGCTCAGCACATGGCAATCGGGGCCGAGCACCAGCAGCCGCGCCCGCACCGGCGGCGGGCCGGGCAGCTCGAACGGCCGCCGCGCCTCGGCGTCGAGCCGGCGCTGCAGCTCGGCCTCGCGCATCGCGGGCGCCAGCCGCGACAGGTCGTCGATCGGCAGCGCGATGCCGCTCGGCGCCAGCACGGTCTGGCTGGGCACGCCGCCGGCGGCGTCGAAGCGGGTGCGCAGCGCGTGGTGGCGCGCCTGCAAGAGGTCGAGCGTGCGCGACAGCAGGCTGCGGCTCAGCGCGCCGTCGATGCGGATGGCGCCCGACAGCACGTAGGCGGTACTGGCCGGGTCGAGCTGCTGGACGAACCACAGGCCGAGCTGGCTGGCCGACAGCGGCGCGGGCCCGCCGTCGGCGGCGATTGCGGCGCCGGCCGCCTCGGCCGGGCCGCGATCGGTCGGGCTGCGGTCGGCCGACGCGCTGCCGGCCGCGGCCGACTCGGTGTCGACCGCCGCGGCGGTCTCGGCCATCCGCGCCGCCTCGATGCGCGCCGCCAGCGCGGCCAGCACCGGCGCGTCGAACAGCGCCGCCATCGGCAGCCGCAGGCCGAAGCGGCGGCCCAGCCGGGCGGCCGCACGGGTGGCCAGCAGCGAATGGCCGCCGAGCGCGAAGAAGTCGTCGTGGCGACCGACCCGCTCGACGCCGAGCAGCGCCTGCCACAGCGCGGCGATCGCCTGCTCGACCTCGCCCTCCGGCGCGGCATAGGCCGCGCTGGCCAGCGCCTCGGAGCCCGGCGCCGGCAGCGCGCGGCGGTCGACCTTGCCGTTGGGCGTCAGCGGGAAGGCGTCGAGGCAGACATAGGCGGCCGGCAGCATCGGCTCGGCCAGCGTGGCGGCCAGCCGGTGGCGCAGCGCGGCCGGGTCCGGCGCCGCGGCGCCGGGCCGCAGCCGCAGGTAGGCCACCAGCCGGCGCTCGCCGGGCTGGTCCTCGCGCGCCATGACCAGCGCCTCGTCGACGCCGTCGCAGCGGCGCAACTGGGCCTCGATCTCGCCCGGCTCGATGCGGTGGCCGCGGATCTTGAGCTGGAAGTCGGCGCGGCCGTGGTATTCGAGCAGGCCGTCGGCGCGCCAGCGGCCGAGGTCGCCGCTGCGGTAGAGCCGCGCGCCCTCCTCTTCCGCGAACGGGTCGGCGCCGAAGCGCTCGGCGTCGAGTTCGGGCCGGCCGAGGTAGCCGCGCGCCACGCCGGCGCCGCCGATCCACAGCTCGCCGATCTCGCCCGGCGGCAGCAGCCGGCCGGCCGGGTCGACCACGTGGACGCGGGTGTTGGCCAGCGGCCGGCCGATCACCGGCGCGTCGCCGGCCTCGAACAGCTCGCAGCCGGTGGCGTCGACCGTGCATTCGGTCGGGCCGTAGACGTTGTGGATGCGGGTCGCCCGCCGCGTGACCGCGTCGCCACTGCGCAGGATCTGCCAGCTGCGCGGCGAGATCGCCTCGCCGCCGAGCAGCACCCAGGTCGGCCGGTAGCGCGAGGTGGTGGCGAAGCCGGCGGCGATCAGCAGGTCCATCACCGCCGGCGTGCAGTCGAAGCCGTCGATGCGCTCGGCCTGCAGGAAGTCGAGCAGCGCCGCGCCGTCGCCGCGCAGCTGCGGCGGGATCGGCAGCAGGCAGTGGCCGTCCAGCAGTTGCAGCAGCGACTGCAGCGAGGCGTCGAAGGCCAGCGCGGCATTGAGGCCGATGCGCGCGCCCTCGGGCAGGCCGGCGCACAGCGGCGCCAGCGCGGCGCGCAGATTGGCCAGCGAGCGGTGCTCGACCATCACGCCCTTGGGCTGGCCGGTCGAGCCCGAGGTGTAGATCACGTAGGCCAGGTGGCGGTCGGTCAGGCCGATCTCGTCGGCGTCGGGATCGTGGCCGGGCAGGCCGTCGAGCAGCGCCAGCGTGGCCGGCGCGTCGAGGCAGATACGCGGCGAGGGGCCGGCGTCGAAGCGCGGCAGCAGCGCCTCCTCGGTCAAGAGCGCCACCGCGCCGCTGTCGCCGAGCAGGTAGGCCAGCCGTTCGGCCGGGTGGGCCGGGTCGAGCGGCACGTAGGCGCCGCCGGCCTTGAGCACCGCCCACAGGCCGACCAGCTGGACGCAGCCGCGCTCGCAGCACAGCGCGACGCGGTCGTCCGGCCGCACGCCGAGCGCGCGCAGGTGGTGGGCCAGCTGGTTGGCGCGCCGGTTCAGCTCGCCGTAGCTCAGCGTCTCGCCCTGGTAGCGCACCGCCGGCGCATCCGGCGTGCGCGCGGCTTGGGCCTCGAACGCGCGGTGCAGCAGCTGGCCCGGCTCGACCGCCTGGGCGGTGGCATTGAAACCGCGCAGCAGCGCGCGCTGCGCCGCGTCGAGCGGCGCCGCCGGCCGCGCCGGCAGCGATTCGGTCAGCGCGCGCAGCGCCTGCTCGGGCCGCGTCGCGGCGGCGGCCAGCACGGCGCGGTAGCGCTCGGCCAGCCAGGCGATGGTGGCGGCGTCGAACAGCGCGGCGTCGTAGTCCAGCGTGGCGGCGCAGCCCGCGGCCGTCTCGCTCAGTTCCAGCACCAGCTCGGTCTTGGCCTCGCCGCCGCGCAGCGGCAGCGCCGTGGCGCTCAGGCCGTCCAGCGCCAGCGGCGGCGCCGCCGGGTTGAGCGAGAACAGCGTCTGCAGCAGCGGCGTGCGGCTGCGGTCCTGCGGCCGGCGCAGGCGCTGCACCAGCCGGTCGAACGGCAGGCCGGCCTCGGCCAGCGTGTCGCGCCAGCCGTCGCGCACCCGCCGCAGCACCTCGCCGACGGTCGGCTCGCCGTCGCAGCGGAAGCGCAGCGCGGCGGTCTCGGCGAACAGGCCGACCACCTCGGCCAGCGCCGGGTCGGCGCGGCCGCTGACCGGGGTGCCGATGGCGAAGTCGTCCTGCCCGCTCCAGCCGGCCAGCACGATGCCCCAGGCCGCCAGCAGCACGGCGAACGGCGTGCTGCCGAGCGCGCGGGCGCGCAGCGTCACCGCATCCATCAGCACCGCGTCGAGCGCGAAGGCGTGGCGCGCGCCGCGGCCGGCGCGCAGCGCGGGCCGCGGCCGGTCGGTCGGCACCAGCAGGTCGGGCACGCCGGCCAGCCGCGCCGCGGCGGCGGCCAGCAGCCGTTCGGTTTCCGGCCGCGCCAGTTGCTCCTGCTGCCATTCGGCGAAATCGGCGAACTGCAGCGCCGGCGCGGCCGGCAGCGGCCGGCCCTGGCCGCGGCCGGCATAGGCGGCCGCCAGGTCGGCGATCAGGATGCCCAGCGAGGGGCCGTCGCAGACGATGTGGTGGATCGCCAGCGCCAGCAGCCAGTCGTCGGCGCCGAGCCGGAACAGCCGCGCGCGCAGCAGCGGCGGCCGCGCCAGGTCGAACGGCTGGCGCGCCAGCGCGCCGGCGGTGGCCAGCGCGGCTTCGAGCCGGGCCTCGGCCGGCAGCGCGTCGAGCTCGGTCAACGGCAGCGCCAGCGCCGCCTGCGGCTCGATCGCCTGCTGCGGCACGCCGTCGATCTCGGCGAAGCCGGTGCGCAGGCTTTCATGGCGCGCCAGGCAGTCGTTCAGCGCCGCCTCCAGCCGGGCCGGATCGAGCGCGCCCTGCAGCCGCAGCGCACCGGCGATCACGTAGTTGGCGGCGTCCTCGCCCAGGCCGCACAGCAGCCACAGCCGCTGCTGGGCCGGCGTGGCGGCGCACAGGAAGACTTCCTGGCCGGATTCGGTCTGCGCGGCTTCCGCCGCACCGTCGATGCGCTTGGGATCGTTCATTTCGGGAGTCCTTGGGTCGAGGCCGCGTCCAGCGTGGCCTCGCTCGAGAGTTGATCGCGCGAGACGCGGCGGCGCTCGCGCAGGCGCAGGCCGTCGGCCGGCGCGTCGGCCTGGGCGGCCTCGATCAGCGCGGCCAGGCAGGCCACGGTCGGCAGTTCGAAGAAATCCTTCAGCGCCGGCTTGACCGACCACTGCCGCTGCACCCAGCCGATCAGCTGGGTGGCGGCCAGCGACTGGCCGCCGGCGGCGAAGAAGTCGTGGTCGATGCCGCGCAGCGCGACCTGCAGCGTGCCGCGCACGTAGTCGAGCAGCGCCGTCTCCAGCGGCGTGCGCGGCGCCTGGTCGCCGGCGTCCGGCGGCGGCAGCTCGGGCTCGACCAGCGCCTGGCGGTCGACCTTGCCGTGGCGGCTCACCGGCAGCGCCGCCAGCGGCACGAACTGGGCCGGCAGCATGTAGGCCGGCAGCCGCGCCGCCAGCGCGCGGCGCAGCTCGGCCGGCTCGGCGATGGCCTGGCCGGCGCGCGGCACGAACCAGGCGACCAGCCGCTGCTGCGCCGGCTGCGCGCCGCGCAGGTCGACCACCGCCTCCTGCACGCCGGGGCACTGGCGCAAGGCGTGCTCGATCGCGCCGGTCTCGATGCGCTGGCCGCGCAGCTTGACCTGGCCGTCGGCGCGGCCGAGGTAGTCGACGCTGCCGTCGGCGCGCCAGCGCGCGCGGTCGCCCGTGCGGTAGAGCCGGCCGCCGGGCACGCCAGCGGCGGCGACGAAGGCGCGCGCGTCCTGCTCGGGCCGTTCGAGGTAGCCGAGCGCCAGCGGCAGGCCGCCGATCAGCAGCTCGCCCTCCTGGCCGACCGCCACCGGCTGGCCGAGCCGGTCGACGATGCGCAGCACGGTGTTGGCGATCGGCCGGCCCAGCGGCAGCGGGCCGGGCTCGCCGGGCGGGCATTCGCAATGGCTGACCAGGATGCCGGCCTCGGTCGGGCCGTACAGGTTGTGCAGCGCGGCGCCCAGGCCCAGCGCGTGGAAGGCGTCGCGCAGGCCGGCGTGC is a genomic window of Chitinimonas koreensis containing:
- a CDS encoding beta-ketoacyl reductase; the encoded protein is MQAIGALWQAGAAPDWRAMQPAEPPRRVPLPGYPFARNRHWLAPAATPRPAMARPALALLDWRYAEPLHPPAGLAVALHGGEPALREGLAAALAGHGARVLMWDGSLPPPPADRLVVLEPGFDAMLDLAAGLAGRHGGGLRVVTRHAQDAEAATELEAARLAAALASAGQELPELGLRQIDLGGPLSRRQLAALAAECLADGPAGVLLRDGRRRLPAIAELEPAAAAEPWLESQVTLITGGFGRVGQAFARRLAARPGARLVLLGRQVPAGDDPRLLELRALGAEVLALAGDIAADGVAHAAVQAALGRFGRLDCVIHAAGVAGEAAHRPLLECGRAERAAIQAAKLDGTRRLAAALDGVAVRRVLLCSSLSTVLGGLGFAAYAAGNRALEVLAERQSRDGAQWLALGYDGWHFDGDPPATGPALAAAEAIALTERALAAGLAGRVLLSAGRLAERLARWQAVAESAEAAAPAAAATAFVAADHYADPAEAAVAQAIADTLALAAVGPDDDFFALGGDSLVATRVIARLRGATGLPLSVGLVLQAPTVRLLAAAVRAMQGLPAAEASDEYEEGAL
- a CDS encoding acyltransferase domain-containing protein, producing the protein MGHAIYAAEPAFRALADACLALLPAELAAQVRLAAFADPAEAGAEAEALLARTEVAQPALFVHQYALARLLLDWGLRPAGLLGHSLGEIVAAALAGVLTPPDAIQLVVRRARLMQDSAEGAMLQAELPAAELAALLPDGLAIAACNGPALTVAAGPVAQVEAFAAQLDARGVAWQRLRGRHAFHSPAMAPAAAALRPWLATLTAHPPQWPLLSNLDGGWMSDAEAVDPQRWARQLCAPVQFAPALAELAGRPGALLLEIGAGTTLAAFARQAGLAALSLPAAAI
- a CDS encoding non-ribosomal peptide synthetase encodes the protein MAAEHPERVAACADGKRIDYRTLDRAARAVAGNLAALGAGPGRTVAVMLPRSLELAATLLGIFYAGAVYLPIDPDEPAQRRDELFAEARPAALVTVAEIASRLAVGCPLLIVEPADALAASAEAATAPVPVGLHEPAYLIYTSGSTSKPKGVLGSHGNLANLLAWTCTRFPLGTDDAVLHKAPYTFDISLWELCWPLVAGARLVIAAPGGHRDPDYLVGQIVAERVTVAQFVPAMLEAFVAVPEAAHCRSLRQVFAGGEALHAGLRDAFHALGLGAALHNLYGPTEAGILVSHCECPPGEPGPLPLGRPIANTVLRIVDRLGQPVAVGQEGELLIGGLPLALGYLERPEQDARAFVAAAGVPGGRLYRTGDRARWRADGSVDYLGRADGQVKLRGQRIETGAIEHALRQCPGVQEAVVDLRGAQPAQQRLVAWFVPRAGQAIAEPAELRRALAARLPAYMLPAQFVPLAALPVSRHGKVDRQALVEPELPPPDAGDQAPRTPLETALLDYVRGTLQVALRGIDHDFFAAGGQSLAATQLIGWVQRQWSVKPALKDFFELPTVACLAALIEAAQADAPADGLRLRERRRVSRDQLSSEATLDAASTQGLPK